CATCCGGCAACTGGCGCAATGCCTGCTGCACGGCCTGCCGCTGTTCGGCCAGCACTGCCGTCTCGCTGATATCGACGCCATCGGGGATCGTCGTCAGGATCGGATGGTCCTCATCCTCGCGCACCGCCTGCGGCCGTGCTCTGCGGCGGCGCAGCTCGTCGATGCAGTAGTTGTGGGCAATGCCGAACAACCAGGGAGCAAAAGCGCGCCGTTGATCGAAGCTGGCGGCGCGTTGCCAGATGCGCCAGAAGATCTCTTGCACCGCCTCCTCAGCCACCTCGCGATCGCGCAGCATCCGAAGCGCCAGGCCATACACCGCCGGCGCGTAGCGATCGTACAGCGTCTCGAAGGCGCGGCGATCGCCGCGCGCGACGGCTGCAATCAACTCCTCATCATGGATGCGATCGGTCAGCTCCTGATCTATCTGCGACAACTCGTTACGTTCCTTTGGGTGTACGTATCGCACTGCAGGCCGGTTTTGCGCGGCTGTATCTTACCATATCCGAGTGTGGCAGCGGAACGGGGTTGCGCCAGGGTTGCGGCTCAGGTGTAGAATCGAGCAGGAGGATCCGATGCCACAGCAGGAGCCACAACCAACCGGCGGCCCTCCGCGCCGCGATCTGCTGTTGATCGCCGCTGACTGGCAGAGCCGCGCCCTGACGCTGGCCGAGCTGCAGGAGGCCGGCTATGAGGTGATGGCCGTGCCAGGGCTGCGCTACGGCCTGCGCGCGCTACGGCGAGGGCTGGTCGTACCGCCGTTGATCGTGCTGGACGTGCACGACGACGCAGAGGCCACGCCCGAACGCGCCGCGCAGTTGCTGGCGCTGGCGCCGGGCGTGCCACTGATCCTGATCGTGGGCGCGTTCGAGCGCGCGCAGTGGGAGCCCCTTCGTCCGCAGGTGGCCGCCTGGCTGACACGACCGGTCACCGTCGGCGAGGTAGTGGCCACGGTGCGCCGGCTGCTGCCGCTCAGGCCGGAGGCGTCGGCGGGCTGATCTTTTCGACTTGCACCAGGTTGTCGTAGAAGGTTGCGCCGCCGCCCATGTCGCTGAGGCGCTGCGAGGTGGTGGCGTTGACGCCGCGTCTGGCGGGCAGGTAGCGGTTCCACCAGATCGAGAGCGCCACCACCAGCCCGGGCTTGACCCGCTCGCTGATGGTTGCCGGCACCACGAACTCGCCGCGATCGTTGAAGACACGCACCAGATCGCCCTCGCCGATGCCACGCGCGGCGGCATCGTCGGGATGGATCTCCAGGCGCGGGCCGCCCTCGTAGCGCTTGAGCACATTGACAAAGGTGGTGTTCAGGAAGTGGTGTGCCGGTGGTGTCAGCAGCGCCAGCGGGTAGCGTTGCGCCAGCTCCGGCGCGGTCTGCGGCGACTCAGCCGGCGGCGTGTAGGCCGGCACCGGATCCAGCCCGGCGGCGGCCATGCGCTCGGAGAAGAGTTCGCACTTGCCGCTGGGCGTGGGAAAGCGGCCCTCGGCGAAGGGCGCCCAGGGCTGCGGCAGGTTGAGCCGCGCCCAGCCGCGCTCCTTGAGCAGCTCCAGCGTGATGCCGGCCAGCGCCGGATGATCGGACTGAAGCGCCTGGCGTGCCATATCCTCGTCCGAGTCGCGGAAGCAGGCATCGTCAAAGCCCATGCGCGCTGCCAGGCGACGGAACAGCTCGGTGTTGGGCAGCGCCTCGCCCAGCGGCGCGATCGCCGGCGCGTTCCACAGCAGGTAGAGGTGGCCGTAGGATTTATGGAGGTCGGCGTGTTCGAGCTGCGTGGTGGCCGGCAAGAGCAGATCGGCATACATGGCCGTGTCGGTCGGAAACTGCTCGTGGACGACGATAAAGAGATCGTCGCGCATCAGGCCCTGGTGCACGCGCGTCTGGTCGGGCGCGACCGCCGCCGGATTGGAGTTGTACACGAATAGGGCTTTGACCGGCGGATCGTTCAGCTCGGTCAGGGCGCGGCCCAGTTCGTTCATGTTGATCGCGCGCGTGCCGGGCGGGATCAGATCGGGACGCTCCAGCGCGGCGATGTTGAGCGGAAACGTGCCGCTGGTGCTCAACAGGATGCCGCCGGCGGGATGGCGCCAAGCGCCCACCACTGCCGGCAGCGTGGCGATCGTGCGCACGGCCATGCCGCCGCCGGCGTGGCGTTGCAGGCCGTAGTTGATGCGGATCGCCGCCGGCTGGGTGGAGGCGTAGCGCCGCGCTAGGTCCACGATCTGGGTCGCGCTCAGGCCGGTGATCGCCGCGACGCGCTCCGGCGGGAACTCCGCCGCGCGGGCGCGCAACTGCTCCGCGCCGACCGTGGCGCGCGCCAGGTACTCGCGATCCTCGAGACCTTCGGCAAAGATCACGTGCAGCATGCCCAGCGCCAGCGCCGCATCCGTGCCCGGATTGAGCGCCAGGTGCGCGTCGCACTGCTGCGCGGTACGCGAACGGTAGGGATCGATGGCGATCACCTGCGCGCCCAGGGCGCGCGCCCGTTTGATGAAGGGCCACAGGTGCGGGTTGGAGGTCAGCGTGTTGGTGCCCCACAGCAGGATCAGCCGCGCATGGGCAAACTGCTCGACATCCGTGCCGATCGCCGCGCCGTTGGTGTATTTGTAGCCCAGAAAGCCGGCCTCGGCGCAGATGGTGCGCTCCAGCAGCGAGGCGCCCAGCCGGTGGAAGAAGCGCCGGTCCATCGAGCCATACATCAGCAGGCCCATCGTGCCGGCGTAGGAGTAGGGCAGGATCGCCTGTGGGCCATACTCGGCGATGATCGCCCGGAAACGCGCGACGATCTCGTCCAGTGCCTCGTCCCAGGTGATGCGCTGCCAGCGCCCGCTGCCGCGCGGCCCGACGCGGCGCATGGGGTAGAGCACGCGCTCGGGGTGGTAGGTGCGCTCGATGTAGCGCGAGACTTTAGCGCACAGAAAGCCCTGTGTCACAGGATGCGACGGATCGCCGCTGACGCGGATCGCCTTGCCGTCCTGCACCGTCACCAGCATGGCGCAGGTATCGGGGCAGTCGTGCGGGCACGCACCGCGCACAATGGTGAGTGGCGAAGGATGTGTTGCTGTCATATTCCTGTTCCCGACATCAGGGTGGATCGTAGCGCAGAATCGGCGCGCTGCCAAGTGACACGCCTGCGCCAACTTGTCCCTGCGGCCGCGGCGTGGCCGAGCACCGGCTTGAAGCCGCGAGGCGCTATGCTACCATTGCGCTATGGAGCACGAACCTTTGCGTGGACACGGCCTGTCCTGGTCGAGCGCAGGGCTGCTCGCGGCGCTGACGTTGCTGGCGCTCGGCCTGCGCGTCTGGCGGCTGGGGACACTGCCCGCCGGTCTCCATTTCGACGAGGCGGCACACGGGCTACTGGTGGAGGGCACACTCTTCCGGGGCGAGTTTCCGGTCTTTTTCTCGGCCTATACCGGCCACGAGGCGCTCTACCACTACACGCTGGCGCCGTTCCTGGCGCTGCTTGGCCCGACGATCCTGGCCGTGCGGCTGCCGGCGGCGCTGTGGAGCGCGGCGCTCACGCCGGCGATCTTTCTGCTGGGCGCGCGCTTGTGGAACCGGCGCGTCGGGCTGCTGGCGGCGGTAGCGGCGGCCTGTTGCGGCTGGCTGGTGCACGTTGGACGCATCGGCTTTCGCGCCAACACGCTGCCGGTGGTCTCGACGCTGGCGCTGCTGGCACTCTTCCAGGCG
This is a stretch of genomic DNA from Kallotenue papyrolyticum. It encodes these proteins:
- a CDS encoding response regulator, with product MPQQEPQPTGGPPRRDLLLIAADWQSRALTLAELQEAGYEVMAVPGLRYGLRALRRGLVVPPLIVLDVHDDAEATPERAAQLLALAPGVPLILIVGAFERAQWEPLRPQVAAWLTRPVTVGEVVATVRRLLPLRPEASAG
- a CDS encoding RNA polymerase sigma factor, with the protein product MSQIDQELTDRIHDEELIAAVARGDRRAFETLYDRYAPAVYGLALRMLRDREVAEEAVQEIFWRIWQRAASFDQRRAFAPWLFGIAHNYCIDELRRRRARPQAVREDEDHPILTTIPDGVDISETAVLAEQRQAVQQALRQLPDEQREALELAYFGGLTQQEIAVRLGNPLGTVKTRMRLGLQKLRALLQGQQLVD
- a CDS encoding molybdopterin-containing oxidoreductase family protein, whose amino-acid sequence is MTATHPSPLTIVRGACPHDCPDTCAMLVTVQDGKAIRVSGDPSHPVTQGFLCAKVSRYIERTYHPERVLYPMRRVGPRGSGRWQRITWDEALDEIVARFRAIIAEYGPQAILPYSYAGTMGLLMYGSMDRRFFHRLGASLLERTICAEAGFLGYKYTNGAAIGTDVEQFAHARLILLWGTNTLTSNPHLWPFIKRARALGAQVIAIDPYRSRTAQQCDAHLALNPGTDAALALGMLHVIFAEGLEDREYLARATVGAEQLRARAAEFPPERVAAITGLSATQIVDLARRYASTQPAAIRINYGLQRHAGGGMAVRTIATLPAVVGAWRHPAGGILLSTSGTFPLNIAALERPDLIPPGTRAINMNELGRALTELNDPPVKALFVYNSNPAAVAPDQTRVHQGLMRDDLFIVVHEQFPTDTAMYADLLLPATTQLEHADLHKSYGHLYLLWNAPAIAPLGEALPNTELFRRLAARMGFDDACFRDSDEDMARQALQSDHPALAGITLELLKERGWARLNLPQPWAPFAEGRFPTPSGKCELFSERMAAAGLDPVPAYTPPAESPQTAPELAQRYPLALLTPPAHHFLNTTFVNVLKRYEGGPRLEIHPDDAAARGIGEGDLVRVFNDRGEFVVPATISERVKPGLVVALSIWWNRYLPARRGVNATTSQRLSDMGGGATFYDNLVQVEKISPPTPPA